Below is a genomic region from Rana temporaria chromosome 3, aRanTem1.1, whole genome shotgun sequence.
gtgtgtaaattgggacaagctggtaggggccccagtgcattacttttcccaggggctcttgatgctattaagacggccctggatcagagagaggaaacagagtgttaaaggggttgcaagtgcagaaacaaaagaatacaagGTCAAGGGGGTTGCCATTATCATCATTATCAGTGAATAGAAGTGTGTGTTCATTGCTAGATCAAAAGAAGAGGTTATGCTGAGGAGTTGAGGGATAGGTAAATTGTTAACATTTATAACAGGGATGTTAAAGTCGCTAAGAATGGTAGTGGGTATTTTAGGGGAGAGAAAGTAGgatagccaggcagagaagtcatcatgAAAGCTTGATAGCGGTCCAAGAGGCTGATAGATCACAGCAATTCTCAGAGAAACTGGAGAGAAGAGACTAATAAagtgagcttaaaaaaaaaaaggagaggcccaaagaaggaaaggagagaagaacttgagaagctttgcaactttaccCCCTTTTCATCTCTTTGTACTGATCTGAGAGACAAATATCCATCTGCCCCTTGGCCTTGCCCCCCCATCCTTCCATCATATCGAGAACAGAACAAAAAATGCAGTACAAAGGTAAAATGAGCATATTCCTATTTAAATTTACTTTCCCATTATTTCACATTAATGGCATTTTGAGACAGATCAAACTTACTGATAGATTTTCCATGTACTGTATAACTGAACATGCCTTGCACAGTTACATAGCAGTTCATATAAGCTTGTGTGAATTACATTCTCTTTTCTACAGATAAGCTGAATCTTGAACCTCTTGCAAGTTATCCCTTGACAACCAATGGTAACAAAATAGACCTTCTCTCTGCTGCATTTGGTTGTCTCAGCTGTTTGTCAATAGCTTTTAAGCTGAGATATAATGTTCTCATCTGCAGAATGGAACATCTGTCAAGGAAATACTCTGGTCTGATTTTTGAAAATCACTGTATTGCAAGAAATATGGTTAATGCCATTGCTGACCAATCTTTCAGAAAATGCTAATCGCCTGGCTGTTATGCTGCTTCACTGGCTTCCATAATGAGTCAATGATCGGGAACAACTTTGCTTCTGTTTCATGCTTCTTATGGATGTGTAGCATGAGAACCAGATCAACCACAGAAGTGTTATTTTCTGAGAGGTCAGCCTCTATATTTTCACTAATGAGCCAACATAAAAAGAATACATCTGATGTTTCTGTTTTCtgaaggtaaaataaaaattgacttGTATGCATAAGACAAAGCACAGCGTAATCACAATAAACAATTGATTTGAGATCAAATTCACCAGTCATTGGTTAGTTTGACCAATCAATGGGATAATCCTTTGTAGAAAGGTTTCTATCAGACAACCACCTACTACTGCAGTGTAATATTGTATAGCTACTTTGATCTGACATTTCATGAAAGGCATTTCATCATCTATTTCCATAACTGAGCTCTCATTACGTTTTTGTGACTCACCAATGCACCTGTCAGTGCTATAGCAAGAGGTAACTGTAAAATTGGAGGCTGCAGCCTCCTGTCATCTCCTTGCCCTTAAAACACCAACCATACACACAAATGCCACACACATTGTAATCATCATGTAATGTAGAAATTATCTTGTAACTGTGAAATGGAAAACTTTTGGTGTTTTTACTACAGCAAGATAGTTGTTAGGATAATAAGCATCTGGATGGCAAAATAATAAATAGTAGTTTATAGAACAAGTACTGTCAAATTTTCCCCACAGATTCAGACTGTAATGAAATAAGGAATCAATActaaatacgaaaatattcgttTGCACTGCCTTATTGTCAGATGGTGAATTATCACCATTAAACAAGATATATGATCACCTTTTTTTTGAGGGGATAAAATGAAAGATCGATCTggaaattatttaaaaaaggtacgtAGTAAATCTTAACATGTGTCATGTTCACCAAGTGTAGAGAATCATTTATTTAATGTGTGCAACAtactgtaattataatagtaaaaAGTGCTGAAAATAAAAGCACATCCTGTAACATGTTGTACATTCCAATTTTTTTAATCATCCAACCCCATTCTTTATGTAGCTTCAACAATCTTCACAATGGATTGTAGCATTCTTAAATCTGTTACTGATTTCTGAAACAAGAACTGTTCCTTCATCTAAATCATTTCAGTACAGTATGTTTTGACCTCCATGTGAGCCATTTGTTTATCAATCATCATCTGTATGCTTGTTAAAAAGGCTTAAAATGGCTTAACTCTTATTATTTTAATCAACAGCAGGGGCAGCACGAGAGCAGCAACGGGACCGCCTGTGGAAAAAGCTGCGGAAAGCACCAGGTTGCGGTTTGCTTTCAATCTTTACCACGGCACCTCTAACAGAACTACCTCGAGTATTTTGAGGTGTCATCACCTTCTCTCGCTTCCCATGTTCCTCAATCTGTTTTTCCAAGTGCTTCTGTATAGCCATGCCTAAAACCTCAACTTCCATTGAAGCTCCATATACTTCCCAGGTCATCCCTTTTTCATCCCAGCTGACTTCCCGTACTGGCTCTGGGGGACCAGTTTTGACTTCCTTCACATGAACTTCAGGATAAGAAGCCCGTGGTGATTTTCCTCTTGGTGTCATGGGGTCAGTTGCAATTGATCTGGTTTCTACTGGAAAGGACACTTGCATCTCAGCATCTTTCATATCCGGCTTTTCTAACTGCTGTATTTTCAATGATGAGGCTTGGTTTACCCCATCTGTTTGGAATACAAATGAACTTGATCCATCCAGTGGAATCATGGGACTTATAGCTATTGATGAACACTGTACTGTAAAATCAGCTTGAATTCCTACATCATGGTATTGTGGTTTTGTCACTAATGATGTCTTTGGAAGTTCACTAGTATTGCAAGGGCCTTGCTTTTGGGTCTGGTCATGTTGCTTGGTCATTTGTTCTTCTTGAAAGGGAAATGATGAAGTctcctgcaaaaaaacaaaaggactGACAGCCACAGACACACACTCCACTTTGTGTTCGGCTTGTGTGCCTGGATCATCATCAGGGGGCGTTATTTCAAATGAATATGTTTTAGGTAGCACATCCACACAACCtgaatcttcttttctctcatTTCCTTTGGATGTAaacgtttcttcttttttttgaaaAGTAAAAGAAACTTCATCAGGTTGTATTATTGGGCTTACTGCTATAGATCTATATTCTATTCTTGGTGTAGTTCTGGTAGCTTCATCTGGAGGCAGGAGCTCAAATGAATATCTTTTTTGAAAATGATCTGCATCTTTTGTCTTCTCATCTTTGTTGTGCTCTGCCACAGGTGAAAGAGCTGTCTTTTCAGATGAGAAAGTGAAAGAGGACGGTCCACCTGGAAGCACAATTGGACTGACGGCCACTGATACACATTGCACACTAGTGCCAGCCTGTGTGCCTGCATCATCATTGTGTGCACATTTTGCACAAGTGGCTTGCTTGTCTGGTATTCTGTCTCCAATTTGTTGTAATGATTGAAACACGAATGAGGAAGTATCACCTGGTGGGATAATTGGGCTAACTGCAACTGACACACACTCTGCTCTGGCCTGAGTCCCAACTTCCTGACTGGGAGGTTCCAGTtcaataaaacatattttatttgtcACCTCTCCTCCCACTGTGCTACCACAATCAGTTCTTAATGGATGAAATGTGAATGAAGATCCCTCCGGTATAATAATGGGACTCACAGCTACTGATTTATATTCCACTCCAAAAGCACTGTGATTGATGTGTTCTGGTGAACAAATTCTTTGAAGGGTATCTGTTTTTCCAGCATCTGTTCTCTGCATTGTAGCAGATGCCTTTGGATCTTTTTGAGGTTGTGCACCATGATCTGTctgaaatgtgaaagatgatgagtCACCTGGAGGAATAATAGGGCTTACAGCTACAGACCTATACCTTGTTTCTGTTCCACCATCATCATTAGGAGGGGTGAGCTCAAATGAATATGTTTTTGGTAGATCTTCTTTTTTGCCGGCCACCTTATCATCAGTCTTCACTTCAGGTGTATTTTCACCACTTGGTCGTGGTCGTGGAGCAATTGTTTGAAAATTGAAAGATGATTGTCCATCAGGTAGAACAATTGGGCTAACAGCAATAGATCTGTACTGTTTTTCTTGTGTATCATCCTGTATGTTTGACAGCATTGCGCCAGATATTTGTGTTTTCCCACTTAGTTCTCCATTGGAGAACTTCCTACATTCCACTGACCCTTCTACTTGGGTTTCTTTCTTGTGTTCCTTAGTAGTGATGTTTGTGACTTTCCCCAATTCTGATTCTTCAACAGTTTCTTTCTTATCGTTTTGTTGGGAAATAATTGCTAATGTATCTTCTTGAGTTCTACTATCTCCAGGAACAATATCTGTGTTTGTTTCTAAAGAATGACTTGCTTCTGTCACAATGGGATCATTTATAGCTTGCCCTTTGTAATCCCCAATATTTTCAGAGAAGCAGACATCTTTTCCAGCTGTTCCCATTACACGTGACACAGGAGTAATACTTGGGCTCTGTACAGATGTATCTATAACATTGATATCAGGCTTGTTTAAGTTTACTTGTCTTGATGAATTCTGGTCTTCCCTGCCTTCATGGAAAGAATATGTGATTTCAGAATCTACAGAAATGTCTTTATGCACCTCTAAGATCCTCTCTGCATCAGTGTCAAAGCTGAAGCTGCCTTCTGGAAATTCATGGTCCCCATGTACGCTGACACAGAAATTCCTCATGCAGAGATCCTCGCCATCAAACCCTGAATTATGTAAAGGATCTTCGGCTTGCCAGATCCTTGAAGATATAGGAGAACGCAGAGGAACATTCTCACTGGCACCATCAGGTTGCGACAACTGTAATCTTTGAGGCTCTTTAGGACTGCCCATCTCTGGACCAGGCCTTTTCCATAATATTTCAAAATTCCTCCTGAGAATATCCTGAAATAAATTGCAAAGAAAGGAAGAAACATAAGTAGAGAAAACAAGAGAGAAAAACGCACAGCAATGCAAATGTAGCATTACAAATAGATACATAATCTACGTACATGAGACATTTCAGTTTTTCTGCAGTCAAATACCTATATGAAATATTTAAAAAGTGGGCTGCTCAGTTGGGTTGTCAGCCTACACActataaggcccggtacacacgaccggatctatccggccgtgtgtacgtccgagcggacattttcaggcggataaaaatccagccgacggattcccagcggatacaaatttcttagcatgctaagaaatctatccgctggaatccagtccagcggactgatccggtcgtctgtacagactcaccggatcagtccgtccgctcccatccctcgcatgcgtagtaatgattcgacgcatgcgtggaagtatttaccttccagggtcgcgcacgtcggcgcgtcatcgtcgcggcgacggcgcggccacgtcaccgcggatgtattccgcggggatttcgatctgatggtgtgtacagccatcagatccaaatccgccagaggatttatccgctggaaacggtccggcagaccgcttccagcggatatcctctagtctgtacgaggcctaacacctgTAAGAACTTTTCAACTTTTCAGCTCATGAGTCTGGAGAAGTATGGGTAACCAGTCTCTCTATCTGGCCATTCATGGCCAATCTGGATGACAATGACACATTTATAGATCAAGCTTGCTATCTGAACACTTTAGGCTAGAAAACCTTCTCTAATCTTTACTGATCCCCTTAAAGACAAGGTGGTAGCGTCCAGCTTGTCTTCCCTCTCAGACAGGAGTGTCTAAAAGCAAATGTATTGTATCTAAATATCTGCGTTCCTTCATAAATCTAAGGGCACCTTAACTCCTGAATTACTACTAAAATATTATACCCAGATTAGGAGCCAATAAAACAGTTGATATGATTGGATTCCTTACAAACACTGAAACCCACCAAATTTCTCATTTTCACTTTCTGCAACTTGGTGGCTCACTAGATCTCTGTATATTCCAGAATGCCTATATTCTTATGGGTCATGACATCTCAGATTTTGAAATGCAGATCAGTATACAGTACTCCATGTTGTCAACACCAATCTTTCTCCGATCTCACTGTACTCTttcccatactgtatatactacagTATGATAAAGAGCTTGCACAACACATAATTACATGGCAACTGACTGCAATACAGTCCAGAAGCCTGCTGAATTAGGCTGCATCGTTTTAGCACCTTTACTCATCAGCATTAAAAAGTGAAgaaagctaaaacatttttttatttgcagataGAATGGTGAGGGTTTAGACTATCTGTTGGGTGGTTGTTTCTGTCTCTGTCACTGTGCAGCCATCATTTGTAGCTGTGAGGTAAACTAAACAACAGGTCTTTCTAAGGGGTGCCTGTGAAGGCTGCTTCGAACATCAAAATGTGAAATTTAGTTTATGTGGCCCACACAGATTGTGGGGGTTCCAGGTGAGAATGCTAGCCCACATGCTTGGTGCTCCCCTGGGTGTAAAAGACCAACATAATGATGTGTTGGTGCTGACAGAATGCATAAATATGTGTAATTTCTCATTTAGCCCTCTAAAGCCTGACATTCATCCACAACATCAAAGAGCTGACATGTGGCCTGGCTACAGATATCAACCAAATAAGATATGCTTAACAAGCATGAAAATACCTCCAATTAACTACTCCTTGATTCCAAGCACCGAGCAGTAAATTCAGTATTGAATTATTCTGCTAGAGAACCTTGCAATCAATGTTGTGACCAGTGTGCCAGGACCAGTAAGAGAGCAAACTGTTCTAGCAGAGGACAGCTTAGAAAGAATTTTGGCTGGGctgaactagacatgtgcagaacgcaagcatttgttttgtttcctttcggatagatttgttatgttactaattttgtttcattatgGAATTCATCTAAGGGGGCGTAACTGGGTGGCCcgccccttgcctatataagagctgtcaaagcCGAAGAGAGGGCAGTCGGCGGGTAGCTTCTTTTTGTTTtgccattttttctatttttcaggtcGGCGAGTGCCGTGATGAACATCAAGGGACACTATTGATctgatactcattcacatagggggcgtaAGCCTCCTGCCCACAGCCCCGACAACCACAGCCcatggttgtcaggaagaggcccttgtccccatcaagatggggacaaggtgcttttgggtgggcatgtggcctggtatggttaaggaggaggggcgctcactcgtcccccccttttcctgatcTGCCAGGCTGCAGGACTTGGGGGGGGGCTACGtactttttaaaaacatttttctattgcTGGCATTCTTTATCTTTATATttatctgtcagtggggaagcccgctgacagatgatgactcatggttgttaaggacgtgggcGGCCGGCTTCCCAAAccgctgcttaacaaccagctatttcttAACACAGAATTCAAATCGTCGATTGTTTTTTGACCAATCCGAATTATAATTGTTCTGAAAAGTTGGAATTTGGtagaaaacgaataaacaaaattatttttaacAGATTTCAACGAAATTCGTTACTATTCGTTACTATTTCATTCAGAGATTCTGATACATCCGGATCTCAAAATTACCAAAAATTAGTCCGAATTTGTATTCGGACCGAAACAAAATGCACACATCTAGTCTGAACCCGTGTTTTACTAAACAATGCACCAGGTCTCAAAATGATTACATTTGCATCAATTTATAAATATATCCTATTTGCACAAAACTGTACAAAAAgcatatttgtatttatattttaacaTACAGTTTAAAAATACATCAAAATAACTAAGATTAGTGTTAGAGCATTGTATAATAAGTTGAGTATGAAAAGCTGTAGCAGTCAGGAGTATTTTAAATTACTTCTTGCATCCTTTTAAAGCAACAATTTAAAAGTCAATTAATAAGCTGTTAAAATGTATCTTAAactaggacttttttttttttcattttaaaacccCTGTCATCAATCTATTTCCCAGATTTCCCTGTACCTCCTGTCCCCTAAACACAATAGGAACTGAAagtaaatctctccaaagtgaggtaaatccttttttttctaataccttgtccacacgatcgaaatttccaatgaaactttttttgtacttttttcatcggaaatttcgatcgtgtgtggggccccatcggaattttttccgtctgtgtttagaaatagaacatgttttatttttttccgatgaaaaaaaaaaaacgataggaaattcttctgtgtgcaactccgacggagaataaacccacgcatgctcagaatcaagtcgacaaatgctcggaagcattgaacgttatttttctctgctcgtcgtagtgttttacgtcgccgcgttttgaacagtcggaatttggtctgacagtgtgtgtgcaagacagcatgaacggaattccgactaaaaattccattggattttaggccatcagaaattccgatcttgtgtacggggcattagagagtCCCTGTAACATAATTTAAATTTTCTTCCCCTTTTAGTCCCAGGGACGGTGGTCATCAGACAGTTTCAGTTAGAcactttcaagaaaaaaaatatatataataatttatgtCATTTTGAGGAGCTATTGaccatttgaaataaaaaatagtaattgTAAAAATAAGCATGACAGTGGATTGTGGAAATGAAGtcacaataaataaatgaaacaaaacaaaaaaatcctaAAATGCAATCCAATTAGCAATAGCAAGCACCAAGAATCTAGCTATTACCTGTTTCCAacatttaggctactttcacactaaggaagttttcaggcgttttagcgctaaaactagcacctgtaaagcgtctGAAACCTGCCTCCAATgccacccagtgtgaaagcctgagtactttcacactggggcattgcaCTTGCGGGACGGAAAAAATATTCATGCaatcagcatctttggggcagtgtaggagcgctgtatacagcgctcctacaccacccctgcccattggaatgaatgtgcAGTGTTTCCGATGTGCCTGAAATGCATTTCAGAAGTGCCGCAATGctagcggttttaaccctttcttcggctgCTATAAGCGCCTCGGAATCggctaaaaaaaaggtaaagagcTGCTAAAACAAGCCGCGGCTGCAGTATGAAGGTTAGAAACAAAGGCCTATgatttatatacactatattaccaaaagtattgggacacctgcttttacacacacatgaactttaatggcatcccagtcttagtccgtagggttcaatattgagttggcccaccctttgcagctataacagcttcaactcttctgggaagtttGTCCAAaaggtttgggagtgtgtctatgggaatgtttttttcaatttctcttttatcttttattcattttcagtttttgacaaaatataaaaacacacattaaatactgtatttatcggcgtatatcgcgcactattttccccttaaaataaggggaaaatcgtgggtgcgcgatatacgccgatagccgcttcccgcgctcagtttgaaatcctgcgccgacatataccgagtgcagtacactcgggtacattcggctagtctcggcttcgctcgtgctcacacataaacatcacagagcgtgagcgcgagcgacgccgagccttgccgaatgtatcggagtgtactgcactcggtatatgtcggcggaggcgttcaaacttcgacttgaggcgcgtgctggagaagccgggaggacaccatcgaggccggagacggacgccggaccggacgatggacgctgggaagacaccaaaactgggggcaactttaggggtgcgcggtatacgcgggagcgcgttataccgcgataaatacggtacttgtagaGTTGGGAAATGCAATACATTatcataaaaaagtaaaaatatatttatagacattGGATCAATCCTATTCCTTGGAACCATATTTTTTTGTTCCGAGCAATAGAGTTATACCCTCCCGAAGTCAAGGATTTCACCTTTAGTTATCCATTAATAATTTACCCCATTATCTCTTTATCCATATTCtaccttacaaaaaaaagatcCATCTCACACACAACTATACAAACCAAAAAAAGGACAAGGAAAAGGGAAAAGAGGGGATAGGGGAAAGTGTTTTGGCCTTATTCATAGATATTGTGTAAAATAATTCTTCCATGGACTACATCTCGTTCAACTTACAAACCCATTTGGGCTTTTTGCCAATTTCAAGCTACTTTTGTCCGCACCGCTACTAGCATATGTAATAGAATATCCCCCTTAATGGATTTTATTGACCCTGGAATAATTGATAATACTGAGGTACAGATATTTAATTGTATATTAGATTTTGCTATCTTCAGGTAGATACTAAATTTGTTTGACAAGAGTCCAGCACCAGTGGACAATAGTACCATGTGTGTGCCATTTTACTCCTTTCATTAAGACATCTCCAACATGTTTCTGTattatttcaatttattttatgTAAGTCTACTGGGCATCTGTACCACCTTATCATGATTattatctatgggaatgtttgaccatttctccagaagcgcatttgtgaggtcaggcactaatgtggacgagaagatctggctcgcagtcttcactCTAACTTATCCCAAAGCTGTTCTgtcatgttgaggtcaggactctgtgcaggccagtcaagttgctc
It encodes:
- the GPRIN1 gene encoding G protein-regulated inducer of neurite outgrowth 1, producing the protein MGSPKEPQRLQLSQPDGASENVPLRSPISSRIWQAEDPLHNSGFDGEDLCMRNFCVSVHGDHEFPEGSFSFDTDAERILEVHKDISVDSEITYSFHEGREDQNSSRQVNLNKPDINVIDTSVQSPSITPVSRVMGTAGKDVCFSENIGDYKGQAINDPIVTEASHSLETNTDIVPGDSRTQEDTLAIISQQNDKKETVEESELGKVTNITTKEHKKETQVEGSVECRKFSNGELSGKTQISGAMLSNIQDDTQEKQYRSIAVSPIVLPDGQSSFNFQTIAPRPRPSGENTPEVKTDDKVAGKKEDLPKTYSFELTPPNDDGGTETRYRSVAVSPIIPPGDSSSFTFQTDHGAQPQKDPKASATMQRTDAGKTDTLQRICSPEHINHSAFGVEYKSVAVSPIIIPEGSSFTFHPLRTDCGSTVGGEVTNKICFIELEPPSQEVGTQARAECVSVAVSPIIPPGDTSSFVFQSLQQIGDRIPDKQATCAKCAHNDDAGTQAGTSVQCVSVAVSPIVLPGGPSSFTFSSEKTALSPVAEHNKDEKTKDADHFQKRYSFELLPPDEATRTTPRIEYRSIAVSPIIQPDEVSFTFQKKEETFTSKGNERKEDSGCVDVLPKTYSFEITPPDDDPGTQAEHKVECVSVAVSPFVFLQETSSFPFQEEQMTKQHDQTQKQGPCNTSELPKTSLVTKPQYHDVGIQADFTVQCSSIAISPMIPLDGSSSFVFQTDGVNQASSLKIQQLEKPDMKDAEMQVSFPVETRSIATDPMTPRGKSPRASYPEVHVKEVKTGPPEPVREVSWDEKGMTWEVYGASMEVEVLGMAIQKHLEKQIEEHGKREKVMTPQNTRGSSVRGAVVKIESKPQPGAFRSFFHRRSRCCSRAAPAVD